Proteins encoded together in one Marinobacter sp. Arc7-DN-1 window:
- a CDS encoding O-succinylhomoserine sulfhydrylase translates to MTLRREEAVWIPESDLEGMSVDTLAVRAGQIRTGQLEHSDAIFPTSSFVYGSAAQAAARFGGDEPGNIYSRFTNPTVQAFEARIAAMEGGERAVATASGMAAILSTCMALLQSGDHVVCSRGVFGTTNVLFQKYMARFGVETSFVSLTDMEEWSASVRPETRMLFIETPSNPLCEVADMAGLAQLARDSDALFVVDNCFCTPVLQRPLEQGADIVIHSATKYLDGQGRCVGGVVVGSEKMMEEVYGFLRSAGPTMSPFNAWVFQKGLETLPIRMRAHCDNALELALWLEQQPAVECVFYAGLESHPQHDLAKKQQKGFGGVLSFRLKGAREEAWGFIDATRMISITANLGDVKTTITHPATTTHGRLSPEDKERAGITENLIRISVGIEAVEDLKTDLARGFQALRNASTDNV, encoded by the coding sequence ATGACCTTACGCCGCGAAGAAGCTGTCTGGATTCCGGAATCGGATCTTGAGGGTATGTCCGTTGATACCCTGGCGGTGAGGGCGGGGCAGATCCGCACCGGCCAGCTTGAGCACAGCGACGCCATATTTCCCACGTCCAGCTTTGTCTACGGCAGCGCCGCCCAGGCGGCTGCCCGTTTTGGCGGAGATGAGCCGGGCAACATCTACTCCCGCTTCACCAATCCGACGGTTCAGGCCTTCGAAGCCCGGATTGCGGCCATGGAAGGTGGCGAGCGGGCGGTGGCAACCGCCTCCGGCATGGCCGCAATCCTGAGCACCTGCATGGCGCTGCTGCAAAGTGGCGATCATGTTGTCTGCTCGCGGGGCGTATTCGGAACCACCAATGTGCTGTTCCAGAAGTACATGGCAAGGTTTGGGGTGGAAACCTCGTTTGTCAGCCTGACGGACATGGAAGAATGGAGCGCATCGGTGCGCCCGGAAACCCGCATGCTGTTCATTGAGACTCCGTCCAATCCGTTGTGCGAAGTAGCGGATATGGCCGGGCTGGCTCAGCTGGCCCGCGACAGCGATGCACTGTTCGTGGTGGATAACTGTTTCTGCACTCCGGTCCTCCAGAGGCCATTGGAGCAGGGGGCGGATATCGTGATCCATTCCGCCACCAAATATCTGGACGGCCAGGGCCGGTGCGTCGGCGGCGTGGTGGTGGGCTCTGAAAAGATGATGGAAGAGGTCTACGGCTTCCTGCGGTCCGCGGGCCCGACCATGAGCCCTTTCAATGCCTGGGTTTTCCAGAAGGGCCTGGAAACCTTACCAATTCGTATGCGCGCCCATTGTGACAATGCGTTAGAGTTGGCCTTGTGGCTGGAACAGCAACCGGCGGTGGAATGTGTGTTCTATGCCGGGCTTGAGAGCCACCCCCAGCACGACCTGGCGAAAAAACAGCAGAAGGGTTTCGGGGGGGTGTTGTCGTTCCGGCTCAAAGGCGCCCGTGAAGAGGCGTGGGGATTCATTGACGCTACCCGGATGATTTCCATCACCGCGAACCTGGGTGATGTCAAAACCACCATTACCCACCCGGCTACCACGACTCACGGGCGATTGTCGCCGGAGGACAAGGAACGTGCCGGGATCACGGAAAACCTGATTCGTATTTCCGTTGGGATTGAAGCAGTTGAAGACCTGAAAACCGACCTTGCAAGGGGCTTTCAGGCGCTTCGGAACGCAAGCACCGACAACGTCTGA
- the trpA gene encoding tryptophan synthase subunit alpha, whose translation MSRIEGVLNTLKGQGRKALIPYITAGDPHPDVTVDLMHTLVAAGADIIELGVPFSDPMADGPVIQLACERALVHGTSLRQVIGMVKEFRTTNDSTPVVLMGYLNPMEAMGYEKFADAAKDAGVDGILTVDLPPEEADEVAPLFTERNLDAIFLLAPTTTDDRIRAISEHSSGYVYYVSIKGVTGSATINVEEVAAKVNHIHELTALPVGVGFGIRDAETAAAVGRVSDGVIVGSVLVDTIARNQADTGQLKRALTDLLHPMREALDSLAS comes from the coding sequence ATGAGCCGAATCGAAGGGGTTCTCAATACCCTTAAAGGACAAGGTCGCAAGGCACTTATCCCCTACATTACCGCCGGAGACCCGCATCCCGATGTGACGGTAGATCTGATGCATACCCTGGTGGCGGCCGGCGCTGACATTATTGAACTGGGGGTGCCATTCTCGGATCCGATGGCGGACGGTCCCGTCATTCAGCTGGCCTGCGAGCGGGCGCTGGTCCATGGAACCTCCCTCCGGCAGGTTATCGGCATGGTCAAGGAGTTCCGCACGACCAACGACAGCACGCCGGTGGTTCTGATGGGGTATCTGAACCCCATGGAGGCGATGGGCTATGAAAAATTCGCGGATGCGGCCAAAGACGCGGGTGTGGATGGCATCCTGACGGTCGATCTGCCGCCGGAAGAGGCCGACGAGGTGGCTCCTCTGTTTACCGAGCGCAATCTGGATGCCATCTTTTTGCTGGCACCGACCACGACTGATGACCGGATCCGTGCAATCAGTGAGCACTCTTCCGGTTATGTGTACTATGTTTCAATCAAGGGTGTGACAGGCTCTGCCACAATCAACGTGGAAGAGGTTGCCGCAAAAGTGAACCACATTCACGAACTGACAGCGCTTCCCGTGGGCGTCGGCTTCGGTATCCGGGATGCGGAAACGGCTGCTGCAGTCGGCCGGGTATCCGATGGTGTAATTGTTGGCAGTGTCCTGGTCGATACAATAGCCAGAAATCAGGCAGATACCGGCCAGCTCAAACGAGCATTGACGGATCTGCTCCACCCGATGCGTGAAGCGCTGGACAGCCTGGCCTCCTGA
- the accD gene encoding acetyl-CoA carboxylase, carboxyltransferase subunit beta, whose product MSNWLDKIMPSKIRSESKQRTGVPEGLWKKCPKCGAFLYKPELEKNLDVCPKCNHHLRVNARRRLDVFLDEDGREEISAELEPWDRLKFKDTKRYKDRLSQAQKATGEKDALIAMRGTTLGVPLVACSFEFNFLGGSMGQVVGEKFVQAANVALEHRIPLVCFSASGGARMQEAILSLMQMSKTAAVLERMKQEGIPYISVMTDPVFGGVSASLAMLGDLNIAEPNALIGFAGPRVIEQTVREKLPEGFQRSEFLLEHGAIDMILHRHQMRERIAHVLAKFTGQERPGTEEPIEFDVSEKPEIDAPTE is encoded by the coding sequence ATGAGTAACTGGCTGGACAAGATCATGCCGAGCAAGATTCGCTCGGAATCCAAGCAGAGAACCGGTGTGCCGGAGGGGCTGTGGAAGAAATGCCCCAAATGCGGCGCCTTTCTCTACAAGCCGGAGCTTGAGAAAAATCTCGATGTTTGCCCGAAATGCAACCACCATCTCAGGGTTAATGCCCGTCGGCGCCTGGATGTATTCCTTGACGAGGACGGCCGGGAAGAGATTTCGGCTGAGCTTGAGCCATGGGATCGCCTGAAGTTCAAGGATACCAAGCGCTACAAAGACCGTCTGTCCCAAGCCCAGAAGGCGACAGGAGAGAAGGACGCCCTGATTGCAATGAGGGGGACGACTCTGGGTGTTCCACTCGTTGCCTGCTCCTTCGAGTTCAACTTCCTCGGCGGTTCCATGGGTCAGGTGGTCGGCGAGAAATTCGTTCAGGCCGCCAACGTCGCTCTGGAGCACCGCATTCCCCTCGTCTGTTTCTCGGCCAGTGGCGGTGCGCGAATGCAGGAAGCGATTCTGTCATTGATGCAGATGTCCAAAACCGCTGCTGTTCTGGAGCGTATGAAACAGGAAGGAATTCCCTATATTTCGGTCATGACGGACCCGGTCTTCGGCGGCGTTTCGGCCAGTCTGGCAATGCTGGGCGACCTGAATATCGCCGAGCCAAATGCGCTGATCGGTTTTGCCGGGCCACGGGTCATCGAGCAGACGGTTCGTGAAAAGCTTCCTGAAGGGTTCCAGCGCAGTGAGTTCCTGCTGGAGCACGGGGCGATTGATATGATCCTTCACCGCCACCAGATGCGGGAGCGGATTGCCCACGTTCTGGCCAAGTTCACTGGTCAGGAACGTCCGGGCACGGAAGAGCCTATCGAGTTTGATGTGTCAGAAAAGCCCGAAATCGATGCCCCCACCGAGTAG
- a CDS encoding SPOR domain-containing protein, whose amino-acid sequence MDGLKQRIIGALVLVSLAVIFVPMLFDEPHSERSSTTIKIPEEPPFPEVEAPETEVAPAPSYELSENAPDVPEPGAGESKDSPAYRILEEGSDSAPVASAPVPEVREPAEPETAEYERSLEGAWVVQLGSFGNEDNARRLRDKVREKGYGSHLQAVVRGDTTLTRVFSGPFATRSEAEAAKRAVDDAFGVNSLITSGEK is encoded by the coding sequence GTGGATGGATTGAAACAGAGAATAATCGGGGCGTTGGTACTCGTTTCCCTGGCGGTTATCTTTGTTCCCATGCTTTTTGACGAGCCTCACTCGGAACGCAGTTCCACAACTATCAAAATTCCGGAAGAACCCCCTTTCCCTGAAGTTGAGGCGCCTGAAACCGAAGTGGCACCGGCGCCTTCCTATGAGCTCAGCGAGAACGCACCTGATGTGCCTGAACCTGGGGCAGGGGAGAGCAAGGACTCGCCCGCGTACCGGATTCTTGAAGAAGGCTCCGATTCCGCGCCCGTTGCCTCCGCGCCCGTTCCTGAGGTCAGGGAGCCCGCTGAGCCGGAAACGGCCGAGTACGAGCGCTCCCTTGAGGGCGCCTGGGTGGTCCAGCTGGGAAGTTTTGGCAACGAAGACAATGCCCGCCGGTTGCGGGACAAGGTTCGGGAAAAGGGCTATGGCTCTCACCTCCAGGCCGTAGTCCGTGGAGATACCACGCTTACCCGGGTTTTCAGCGGTCCGTTTGCCACCAGGTCGGAAGCCGAAGCAGCAAAACGAGCCGTGGATGATGCGTTTGGCGTGAACAGCCTGATCACGTCCGGCGAAAAATAG
- a CDS encoding CvpA family protein — MEALIWIDWVIIALITVSTLISLKRGFVKEALSLVTWVGAFILARTFHPQMQSLLESTVETPLVRLIAAFAILFFGTLIVGAIINNMIGHLIRVTGLSATDRVLGMGFGLLRGVVVVIVAIAFTRYTPLAQDTWWRTSIIIDRLAVVEDWSRRTLGDEFARFLGPAPEGAREPEPGTLQEGVEPASASR, encoded by the coding sequence ATGGAAGCGCTGATCTGGATTGACTGGGTCATTATCGCCCTGATTACAGTTTCCACGCTCATCAGTCTGAAGCGGGGTTTCGTAAAAGAAGCTCTGTCTCTGGTGACCTGGGTTGGCGCGTTCATCCTTGCCAGAACCTTCCATCCACAAATGCAAAGCCTGCTGGAAAGCACGGTAGAAACGCCCCTGGTCAGGCTCATTGCCGCCTTCGCCATACTCTTCTTTGGAACGCTCATTGTCGGAGCCATCATTAACAACATGATTGGTCACCTGATCAGGGTCACAGGGCTTTCAGCCACGGATCGGGTACTTGGCATGGGGTTCGGGCTCTTGCGAGGTGTTGTGGTCGTGATTGTCGCCATCGCCTTCACCCGATATACCCCACTGGCACAGGATACCTGGTGGCGAACGTCCATTATCATCGATCGCCTTGCGGTGGTTGAAGACTGGTCCCGGCGGACCCTGGGCGATGAATTTGCGCGTTTTCTGGGGCCTGCGCCCGAGGGTGCGCGAGAACCGGAACCCGGTACACTGCAGGAAGGCGTGGAACCCGCGTCTGCGTCCCGCTAA
- the purF gene encoding amidophosphoribosyltransferase, producing MCGIVGIVSTSNVNQSLYDALTVLQHRGQDAAGIVTFQDDRFYLRKDNGLVRDVFHTRHMRRLVGNVGIGHVRYPTAGSSSSAEAQPFYVNSPYGITLAHNGNLTNADDLSKDLFRTDLRHINTNSDSEVLLNVFAHELQKLGKLDPTKDEIFSAVSAVHKRCRGAYAVIAMITGYGIVGFRDPNGIRPACYGERTAEDGRKEYMIASESVALSAAGYTLVRDIAPGEAVYIETDGTLYTRQCAEDPHLFPCIFEHVYFARPDSILDKVSVYKARLRMGETLAEKVLRECPDHDIDVVIPIPDTSRTSAMQMAHRLGVKFREGFIKNRYIGRTFIMPGQKMRKKSVRQKLNPIDLEFRGKNVMLVDDSIVRGTTCKEIVQMARDAGARKVYFASAAPPVRYPNVYGIDMPSASELIAHDCTVEEIRELIGADWLLYQDLDDLVTCVSDVNDDIEGWECSVFTGKYVTGDVDAAYLNRLEELRNDDKRFESTGATSSDNGIIDLYNDED from the coding sequence ATGTGTGGCATTGTCGGCATCGTCAGTACTTCCAACGTCAATCAGTCGCTCTATGATGCGCTGACTGTACTTCAGCACCGGGGCCAGGACGCGGCGGGCATTGTTACTTTTCAGGATGATCGTTTTTACCTTCGCAAGGATAACGGGCTGGTGCGGGACGTGTTTCACACCCGGCATATGCGCCGCCTGGTCGGTAACGTGGGTATCGGGCATGTGCGTTACCCGACAGCCGGCAGTTCCAGTTCCGCCGAAGCCCAGCCGTTCTATGTAAACAGCCCCTACGGCATTACCCTGGCCCATAACGGCAACCTGACCAATGCCGATGATCTCAGCAAGGACCTGTTCCGGACCGATCTTCGCCACATCAACACCAATTCGGATTCGGAAGTGCTGTTGAACGTGTTCGCCCATGAACTGCAGAAGCTGGGTAAGCTCGATCCCACCAAGGACGAAATTTTTTCAGCGGTAAGCGCCGTGCACAAACGCTGCCGGGGTGCCTATGCCGTGATTGCGATGATTACCGGTTACGGCATTGTCGGCTTCCGGGACCCGAACGGAATCCGGCCGGCCTGCTACGGCGAGCGAACCGCTGAGGATGGCCGGAAGGAATACATGATCGCCTCGGAAAGCGTGGCTCTGAGTGCCGCGGGTTATACCCTGGTTCGTGATATTGCGCCGGGCGAGGCCGTCTATATCGAAACCGACGGCACCCTCTACACCCGTCAGTGCGCCGAAGATCCGCATCTTTTCCCGTGTATTTTCGAGCATGTGTATTTCGCCCGCCCGGACTCCATCCTTGACAAGGTGTCGGTCTACAAGGCGCGCCTGCGGATGGGGGAGACCCTGGCCGAGAAAGTTCTGCGAGAGTGCCCGGACCATGATATCGATGTGGTGATACCGATTCCGGACACCAGCCGGACCTCCGCCATGCAGATGGCCCATCGCCTTGGGGTCAAATTCCGGGAAGGCTTTATCAAGAACCGCTACATCGGCCGGACGTTCATCATGCCTGGCCAGAAAATGCGGAAGAAGTCCGTTCGCCAGAAGCTGAACCCGATCGATCTTGAGTTCCGGGGCAAGAATGTGATGCTGGTGGACGACTCGATCGTGCGCGGCACCACCTGTAAGGAGATTGTCCAGATGGCGCGGGATGCGGGTGCCCGCAAAGTCTATTTTGCGTCGGCAGCGCCCCCCGTTCGCTACCCGAACGTGTACGGGATCGACATGCCCTCTGCCAGCGAGCTGATTGCTCACGACTGCACCGTTGAAGAGATCCGGGAGCTGATTGGCGCGGACTGGCTGCTCTATCAGGACCTGGATGATCTGGTAACCTGCGTCAGTGACGTGAATGACGATATTGAGGGCTGGGAGTGCTCGGTCTTCACCGGTAAGTATGTGACCGGAGATGTCGATGCGGCCTACCTTAACCGGCTCGAAGAACTGCGCAACGACGACAAACGTTTCGAGAGTACCGGAGCCACATCCAGTGATAACGGTATTATTGATTTGTACAACGACGAAGACTGA
- a CDS encoding DNA translocase FtsK, with product MAESAKAKRAPQELTEKQLRFRRLVAQGAREGAVIALISLCIYLSMALVTFSPSDPGWASIGHDTSVQNYAGRTGAWLASLFMDFFGHVAYLFPLMIAGYALMLIRRRNDSLDLHWPLFLMRFGGFLLILLSATSLLSLYSVFGLGVSSGGVLGTTVADAMVRFFNLPATTLLLIAIFLFALTVTTGLSWFWLMDQVGSLTLKTGLAIKGLFSGGRKPATARPDSREGPAPGPAPKAEPPVIKDRIPPTEKPGTRDKATGRRWWQHIPGFGPKKPKKPKAATKPSGDRVEPGLDGLSATVDPEPARLESFSSRDEAPASAIKPEKSQNAAAPQPAGRSLKISPFKKDEQPSRSNDKSNKQPSLLEDIESPIPPISLLDPPEEHQEKGYSEESLEHMSRLLEEKLADFGVSVEVVEVNPGPVITRFEIKPAAGVKVSKISNLAKDLARSLAVLSVRVVEVIPGKSVVGIEIPNEEREMVRLSEVLGARVFQESSSPLTLALGNDIGGNPMVANLAKMPHLLVAGTTGSGKSVGVNAMLLSMLLKAGPEDVRFIMVDPKMLELSIYDGIPHLLAPVVTDMKEAANALRWCVAEMERRYRLMASLGVRNLAGYNRKVKDAVAAGEPLLDPFWKPDEYLANDEQERPELETLPFIVVVIDEFADMMMIVGKKVEELIARIAQKARAAGIHLILATQRPSVDVITGLIKANIPTRMSFQVSSKIDSRTVLDQGGAEQLLGHGDMLYLPPGSGLPVRVHGAFVDDDEVHRVVSAWKARGEPVYVDDVLSGAEGESLPGVPNLSEGGDSEGDALFDEAVAFVTEGRRVSISSVQRKFKIGYNRAANLVDAMEASGVVSAAGHNGAREVLAPPPPRD from the coding sequence ATGGCCGAATCCGCAAAAGCGAAAAGAGCACCACAGGAACTGACAGAGAAGCAGCTGCGCTTTCGCCGACTGGTTGCACAGGGCGCCCGTGAAGGCGCTGTGATTGCGTTAATTTCTCTCTGCATCTACCTGTCCATGGCACTGGTGACCTTCAGCCCTTCAGACCCGGGCTGGGCCAGTATCGGCCACGACACCAGCGTCCAGAACTACGCCGGTCGCACCGGCGCCTGGCTGGCCAGTCTGTTCATGGATTTCTTTGGCCATGTGGCTTACCTGTTCCCCCTGATGATTGCAGGCTACGCCCTGATGCTCATCCGTCGCCGCAATGATTCCCTGGATCTGCACTGGCCGCTGTTTCTGATGCGCTTTGGCGGGTTTTTGCTGATTCTGCTCTCGGCAACCAGCCTTTTGTCGCTGTACTCGGTGTTCGGCCTTGGCGTATCGTCCGGTGGAGTGCTTGGAACGACGGTGGCGGATGCCATGGTGCGCTTCTTCAACCTGCCGGCAACCACTCTGCTTCTGATTGCTATTTTTCTGTTTGCCCTGACCGTTACTACGGGATTGTCCTGGTTCTGGCTGATGGATCAGGTGGGTAGCCTGACCCTGAAAACCGGGTTGGCGATCAAGGGTTTGTTCAGCGGTGGCCGCAAACCGGCCACGGCCAGACCGGATTCCCGGGAAGGGCCTGCACCAGGGCCTGCACCGAAGGCGGAACCGCCGGTTATCAAGGATCGAATACCCCCGACCGAAAAACCCGGAACTAGAGACAAGGCGACGGGCCGGCGATGGTGGCAGCACATCCCTGGCTTCGGTCCGAAAAAACCGAAAAAGCCCAAGGCAGCTACGAAGCCCTCCGGGGATCGTGTTGAACCGGGTCTGGACGGATTGTCTGCGACTGTTGATCCGGAGCCGGCGCGGCTCGAGAGCTTCAGCTCGCGGGACGAGGCGCCTGCCAGTGCCATCAAGCCTGAAAAATCGCAAAACGCAGCGGCCCCTCAGCCGGCAGGCCGTTCTCTGAAGATTTCACCGTTCAAGAAGGACGAACAGCCGTCCCGGTCAAACGACAAGAGCAACAAACAGCCATCGTTGCTGGAAGATATTGAAAGCCCGATCCCGCCCATTTCCCTGCTTGATCCCCCCGAGGAGCATCAGGAGAAGGGCTATTCGGAAGAATCCCTCGAGCATATGTCCCGATTGCTGGAAGAGAAGCTGGCTGACTTCGGGGTTTCCGTGGAAGTGGTCGAGGTTAATCCCGGCCCCGTTATCACCCGATTTGAAATCAAGCCTGCGGCCGGGGTGAAGGTCAGCAAAATCTCTAATCTTGCCAAGGATCTGGCCCGGTCACTGGCGGTACTGAGCGTTCGGGTTGTTGAGGTTATTCCCGGCAAATCCGTGGTTGGTATCGAGATTCCCAATGAAGAGCGGGAAATGGTCCGTCTCAGTGAAGTGTTGGGCGCGCGGGTATTCCAGGAGTCCAGCTCACCGCTGACCCTGGCGCTGGGTAACGACATCGGCGGCAATCCCATGGTGGCCAACCTGGCAAAGATGCCGCACCTGCTGGTAGCCGGCACCACCGGTTCCGGTAAATCCGTTGGCGTTAACGCCATGCTGCTGAGTATGCTGCTCAAGGCCGGCCCCGAAGATGTCCGCTTTATCATGGTTGACCCGAAGATGCTCGAGCTGAGCATCTACGATGGCATTCCCCACTTGCTGGCGCCGGTGGTCACCGACATGAAGGAAGCGGCCAATGCCCTGCGCTGGTGCGTTGCCGAAATGGAGCGGCGGTACAGGCTGATGGCCAGCCTCGGGGTTCGTAACCTCGCCGGTTACAACCGCAAGGTAAAGGATGCGGTGGCGGCGGGTGAGCCGCTGCTGGATCCGTTCTGGAAGCCGGACGAATACCTTGCCAATGATGAGCAGGAACGGCCGGAACTCGAAACGCTGCCGTTCATTGTGGTGGTGATCGACGAATTTGCCGACATGATGATGATCGTTGGCAAAAAGGTTGAGGAGCTGATTGCCCGGATTGCGCAAAAGGCAAGGGCGGCCGGTATTCACCTTATTCTGGCGACACAGCGCCCGTCCGTTGACGTGATCACAGGTCTGATCAAGGCCAATATTCCAACCCGGATGTCCTTCCAGGTCTCGTCCAAGATCGATTCCCGGACCGTGCTGGATCAGGGCGGCGCTGAACAGCTGCTGGGCCACGGTGACATGCTTTACCTGCCTCCGGGCTCTGGGTTGCCGGTCAGGGTGCACGGGGCGTTTGTGGATGATGACGAGGTTCATCGTGTGGTCAGTGCCTGGAAGGCCCGGGGCGAACCAGTGTACGTGGACGATGTGCTGAGCGGTGCCGAGGGTGAGAGCCTGCCGGGCGTGCCGAACCTGTCCGAAGGCGGCGACAGCGAGGGAGACGCCCTGTTTGACGAGGCAGTTGCCTTCGTCACCGAAGGTCGCCGTGTCTCGATTTCGTCCGTGCAGCGGAAGTTCAAGATCGGGTACAACCGGGCTGCAAACCTGGTTGATGCCATGGAAGCATCGGGCGTGGTGAGCGCCGCGGGCCACAATGGCGCCCGCGAAGTTCTGGCTCCGCCTCCACCAAGAGATTAG
- the lolA gene encoding outer membrane lipoprotein chaperone LolA, giving the protein MRQSFLNRLLTLAFIGVFTSVAVAGETNSSAGAGELASLLESYESYQADFIQIVVNGNGNKVQETRGSLKAKRPGLFYWETSAPLSQFIVSNGDTVEVYDPDLEQVTIYNLDDRVQSTPALLLSGEVDNLEETYRVSGRRIGDHTREFTLEPRSPDSLFISLRLTFFKGELQEMRMQDSLSQISILSFDRIRLNEPVEASAFTLEYPEGVDIIRDGA; this is encoded by the coding sequence ATGCGACAGTCATTCCTGAACCGCCTGCTAACGCTGGCGTTTATTGGCGTCTTCACCAGTGTTGCCGTGGCTGGCGAAACCAATTCCAGCGCCGGGGCCGGTGAACTGGCCTCCCTGCTGGAAAGCTACGAATCCTACCAGGCGGATTTTATCCAGATCGTGGTCAACGGAAACGGCAACAAGGTGCAGGAAACCCGCGGTTCCCTGAAAGCCAAGCGTCCGGGCCTGTTCTACTGGGAAACCAGTGCGCCACTTTCCCAATTTATCGTGAGCAACGGTGACACCGTTGAAGTCTACGATCCGGACCTGGAGCAGGTGACGATTTATAATCTGGACGACCGGGTGCAATCCACGCCGGCGCTGCTGCTCAGCGGTGAAGTGGATAACCTGGAAGAAACCTACCGGGTGTCCGGCCGCCGGATTGGTGACCATACCCGTGAGTTTACCCTGGAGCCACGAAGCCCGGATTCCCTGTTCATATCCCTGAGGCTGACCTTTTTCAAGGGGGAGTTGCAGGAAATGCGAATGCAGGACTCCCTGTCCCAGATCAGCATTCTGAGCTTTGACCGGATCAGGCTGAACGAGCCGGTTGAAGCCAGCGCCTTTACCCTCGAATACCCGGAGGGCGTTGATATTATCCGGGACGGGGCCTGA
- the folC gene encoding bifunctional tetrahydrofolate synthase/dihydrofolate synthase, producing the protein MPPPSSRSVRPPVSPGAGATVDRWLAYLEAIHPTEIDLGLDRVLIVFRRLFRRKPEARIITVAGTNGKGSAVAAVEALLRAAGRRTGAYTSPHLQSYNERVRLDGTDISDAELVKAFEVVEAARGKVSLTYFEFGTLAAFVAFANAGVNHWILEVGLGGRLDAVNVLDADFAILTSVDIDHVAFLGDNREVIGFEKAGVLRPGIPAVYADNDPPRSVLQQVAAQKVDLALLERDYHLSPREGGRDSNSGPALEYGGQLIRLPAGPLPLKSVAAAVVAIRNLEPELDSAAIEQTLSSLSVPGRFELLGKRPDIFVDVGHNPHAAGWLSGQLESLKTPGKEVHAVYAALADKDVEGVGRAMAGVVDHWYLAGLDAPRGLSGAVLKDRLWAAGLTAVSASETVLQALNTALSNASADDLVVVFGSFHTVAQAREILLHSASQKRAPGLT; encoded by the coding sequence ATGCCCCCACCGAGTAGCCGCTCTGTCCGGCCCCCGGTTTCTCCGGGGGCTGGTGCCACAGTTGACCGGTGGCTTGCCTACCTCGAAGCGATACACCCGACCGAGATTGACCTGGGGCTTGATCGGGTCCTGATAGTGTTTCGTCGGCTCTTCCGTCGCAAACCGGAAGCACGCATCATCACTGTCGCCGGTACCAACGGCAAGGGTAGTGCGGTTGCAGCGGTTGAGGCTCTGTTGCGGGCTGCGGGGCGCCGCACCGGAGCCTACACTTCGCCTCATCTCCAGAGCTACAACGAGCGTGTTCGCCTGGACGGTACCGATATCTCGGATGCAGAACTGGTAAAGGCGTTTGAGGTGGTTGAGGCAGCCCGGGGAAAGGTCTCTTTGACCTATTTCGAATTTGGTACACTGGCGGCGTTCGTGGCCTTCGCCAATGCGGGCGTCAATCACTGGATTCTGGAGGTTGGTCTGGGCGGGCGGCTGGATGCAGTGAATGTTCTGGATGCCGATTTCGCCATACTGACATCGGTGGACATCGATCACGTTGCCTTTCTTGGCGATAACCGGGAGGTTATCGGCTTTGAAAAGGCCGGCGTGCTGAGGCCGGGTATCCCCGCGGTCTATGCCGACAATGATCCGCCCCGTTCCGTGCTTCAGCAGGTTGCGGCGCAGAAAGTTGATCTGGCACTGCTGGAGCGTGATTATCACCTGTCACCGCGTGAAGGCGGCAGAGATTCGAATTCCGGTCCGGCTCTGGAATATGGGGGCCAGTTGATTCGCTTGCCGGCCGGGCCGTTGCCGCTGAAAAGTGTCGCTGCGGCAGTCGTGGCCATCCGCAATCTTGAGCCGGAGCTGGATAGTGCTGCGATCGAACAGACCCTTTCCAGCTTGAGTGTCCCCGGTCGATTCGAGTTGCTTGGAAAGCGTCCGGATATCTTTGTGGATGTGGGCCACAACCCTCATGCTGCGGGCTGGTTGTCTGGCCAGTTGGAGAGCCTGAAAACGCCGGGTAAAGAGGTTCACGCCGTTTATGCGGCGCTGGCCGACAAGGATGTTGAAGGCGTTGGCAGAGCCATGGCCGGAGTAGTGGATCACTGGTACCTGGCGGGGCTTGATGCTCCCAGGGGGCTTTCCGGGGCAGTCCTGAAAGACAGGCTGTGGGCCGCCGGGCTGACGGCTGTGAGCGCCTCCGAAACCGTCCTGCAGGCACTGAATACCGCATTGTCGAATGCATCAGCGGATGATCTGGTGGTTGTTTTCGGTTCGTTCCATACCGTCGCCCAGGCTCGGGAAATTCTGCTTCACTCTGCGTCACAAAAGCGAGCCCCGGGGCTGACCTGA